The Glycine soja cultivar W05 chromosome 9, ASM419377v2, whole genome shotgun sequence sequence AGCATGTATGAGGAcagatttgataaatttttacgTATTGAAGCTAAATTGAAAATCCGTGACACATACAAGCACCAAAGtataaatcttattttcatCGATAAATATTAACTTTTGTTAGGAGATTCGAACCGGCGAAATATAAACCTTATTAGTTGCTATTGACAAAAATACAAACACTGCATGGTTCATCGTAGTCGCTTAGTCACTTGAAAAGTTATCCTCATATAATACTAGCACATTGAACCTCGGATTCTGTCATTCTATCACCCAAAAAAGCTTTGTTATCctcagaaacaaaaaaaaaaaaaactttggatTCCATAGCACGTTGGATGATGGCACATTGGCACCTCTCGAAAAGTTTGGCATATATTCATGGATTTGCAAAAACGTTGTATGATGGCAACTCTCACGAGGTGCCTTTCAACCTTTTcggcttttcaattttttccatTCCTTTGCGATTAAGGATAGATTGTGATGGAACACTCcctgttaaaaaaatgtaatccaAAATACTCCAACTTCATCTtcctatttaattttatagaaatgttgaataaaaagtaaatacattaatttataACATGTTTGGTTTAAGGAAGGAAgtgaacaaaaatgaaaagtgTGATAATATGTTAGATACTTGGATTGTTTGGTGTGTGAGCAACTAATAGGAAAGTAAacaaatatgtatataaaataatataaatctctttaaaaaatgaaatgtaaCATAGATAAGActacttgtgtttttttttttaatctaaaataacCTTCTTACTTGATTAACTTTTCAATTTTGAAGGAAGTCATCTCTGGATATGACTCTCATCacatgtttattttcttttctttctttgttaagGTCCTTTCAAACaatgaaaataatcattttttttatagtttgcaTTCCTTCCTACTAATTAAGGATGTTtgaattaaagtttgaaaacttttagaTCTTCTCACCGAAAATCCAAAACATATTCTAAATCTTTTATTCTCCTTTTCACTTAAACAAAAAGACCATTAATGTCAGGAAAGATTTGTAGGAGGGTTTAGATTATTCTAAAAACTACTAGTAACACATTATTTTGAATATACTTCGGTAGTGActgatatttaatttattaaaattaattatttttataaatttcactTCTTTATTAAAGGTGTTAGTGGATGGGTTGTGATAAATTGATCTATTTAAATATTCTTGAAATTTGTAAATTTGATACAGTCAATTTTATGAACTCAAAATGACTTGATCAAGACCAAACAACATTTAAGACAATACTTAATTAACCTGACTTGTTGACAAGATATATTAATCTTAACATCATATATAACTAAATCATAgaattaaagatttatgcaatcaCAATTAAGTTATACTACATAATTTACAatataagataaattatattgatataatataatattagacaaaacattatttattaaattaataaattatattatcaatccataattaaagaattatgcttctttaaaagaatatataatattagttcAGGTTGAGATGACTCAAAGTATAGCATGAAGTTATCCTCAAAATATAAGATATTGTTTCTTAAACACAAACCTATAAAAAGTTCCTTAATCGGGTTAGATTGGTGAGACAAGGCCATGAGCATCCCCACTTCCTACCTAGTAAatctcttataatttaataaattttaattaatagtaataaacaatataaaaaaatattagatactATGTTGATAAAATCCTTCTTTCCTTGAAGTTTTTGTAactataaattacataaattatattaataattatatttcatttttctttgatttaaaatgattattttttttgtgtgaaccAAGGCATTGGGTGAAAATCAATGATTATTTCTTTAATGTATTGAAATCTGTTTAAagaattgatatattttaatatatgtttttttccaTACACACAAATTATAAATCATACTCATAACCACATGATTAAGAAACAattgattagttttttttttactttgtgacttcttgcacttttttttttataaaaaaacaacacatttttttcttatttttaaatgaaagtcaaacacaatttttttaaaaataaaagtaacaaaaaaagATATCAATGtactgtgtaaaaaaaaaactaagtgtAGCATCACTAAATTCATAAaagttaaacattttttattatatatagatgAAAATACGGTGTCATGTATGCACGTGGTATGAGTCGGTCCTGATAATAATAGGTTGATATCATATCACATGTGTTAGGTACAACATGGGACACAACAATTTGTATTGACATAGAATATCTTCTTTAGTgtataaagatgaaaatattttaaatactaTCATTTGGACCTTATTGTCTAACCCATATTAGGCACGACTTGACttatatctaaatttttttaataacatatGTCAAGTTTGTTTGTaaagaaaaaacttattaaaaaagcTAAGTTTTAGATCTGGTAAAAAGATTATTAGGAACCGTTTGAATGATtgtgagttttttattttttattttcaaatatattttcaaaataaaatatgtttgataaaaatagagttgagataatttttttaacttaattttaaaatattcttacatttgttttgaaaacaaataagaattataaatttaatttttaattttaaaaaattacattcttatatttaaaaatgactcttagaaatatcaccactaatatattattattattattatcattgtcatcattattTTGCACATGAATACTATCAATCATAATTGTTACTAGAATTACCACTACCAACAACATTGGTATGTCAccaaaatcaaaccaaaaaattattaagggaTGAAAATTTAACACTTAATAAAAAAGgggtgaagaaaaaataaaggacattattttcttttaaaacttgAAACGCGAATagttaatttgtttaaaaaaaattaaagggaagcaaaagtaaaaatagatgttgaaaagaaaaaataatgaaaaatataaatgtgtgATATTCTCAACCTATAATTGGTGGGTTGTCTCAtaagcaaataaaataaaatacataaagtgACTATTAGAAGAGGAAGGGCGATGGAAAAAAAAGTTGCCTATAAATGTTAGGAAGTTTTTGCATTTTATGGGGGCGGATACCCCTGTAGTATTGCACTTAGTTTTTTTCTTGACCATCTTTATCATTATTGACATGGTTATGATTATCACTAGGTATTGTTATTGTCattatcatattataaaaatatattcttaaattaattttaatataattaaaactaaaaaaagaagctcttatttatttgttaaaaaacaatacattatcattattttgttgagttaaatttttattatactattttaaaattatatacttatTAACTTACTTAAGAACTTAGACCAATTAAACTAAGTGTGACaatcttttcaaattttttataaaatatagtatttctttaaattagtccaaacttttggaaaatgaattttttaaataatactaatggtaatcaaactttttttgtgttgatgttgggttgaattaataaataatgtgtGACACAATATAAtagtgataataaaaaattattaaaaaatagcaATAAGTTAATGATAATGTGATACACTTATTATTAGATCAGATTCAGAATTACATCTTAAAATTCACCAGAAATCAGGCAGTGAAATTTTACTGATTTACCCCTCCAAAAACTTTTTCTCCCAAGTTGGGAATTGAAATTTGAGACATAAGCCAACAGAATGGAACATGAGGATAATGCTGGTGGGCATGATTGTTAAACAAATAATTGCTATGCATGTCTTGTGGGACACTTGATTGGTACGTTgggatttcttaattttttttttctggtcaCCATTTTCTTtgcaataattaattaacaaaatatttagtaTGCCCTTTCTCTCAACTTGCCTTCTCAAGATAGTATAAAATGGAGCACATCTAATCTAACTACAAACATTTATATACACGATGCATAACTTCTATAATATGATAAAGAACCGTTATCCAATAGAAGTGTAGAACATACTTTCTCATTTCTTCCAAGCATTctcataattaaaatcaaacctTACTGTGACTTAAGATTGGATTGCCACTTTTttcattactaaaaaaaatattgatgtatttaaatttgtttagtaTAATTTGAATCACGATAAAAGATTATGATATCAATAACGGAAATATTATTTTCAcgataaacaaaattataaaaatgattattgaaagttaataaactatttttagttaaaattttcattttattttctacagttaattaattagttaattattttgttcACAAAGACAACtagtacaaataatttttatattttttgtgtttttattataaaatatgattttcttaaaatcaaATGAAACAAATTAGTTTAAAGACATTTTTAtctcttatatataaatataaaacttattttgtaTAGTTTACATCTTAAAATAAACTACTTATTCACAATCAGTCTAAACACACTTATTTTCACAACttaaagatatttcaattgACTTTAAGTATTGAAATTggcttcattttttgttttaacgaCAAGTGTTTTAGTGACAAAAATGCTTTAAATATACTTTGAACTTTGAAGGGAAAAGGATAAGCATGGGTTGCTAGACAGCTATATAATGACTATCACTTTCATTTCTTCCCAAAAAAACATTTCTTCAGATGGAATCCAACCAACGAATCGCAACGAACAAAAGTATAATCAAATTTTACAACTTTAGTTAGTCAATGGCCATATACAAACAAAGTGGGCAACACATATTCTCTATCactttaacttttattattataatgaaatgatatataatctaatgaatttaattaaaaatttgattcacTTTAATGTGAGTTTCTTTCATCTTTCAGCTAAGTATTCCCAATAGTTCTTGTAACAGAACTGATATCCTTGTCACCTTATAGACAAGAGACATTATTAAGAATTACTTTTTTTCGTGATATGATGCTTAacatattcttatttataagtATAATTCGTTTgtgttatattaaataataaaacgtcagaattaacttttataattattgtgtatcataaatttattgatttatataaaatttgtttaaaagttatattaacattaattattgtgtatgataatgtaatttttttacactatatATCCACTAAACTCTTAATTTTgagtaaattcaaaatttgtccttgaaaaaattgaaagtaaataattttattttttaataacttaatttttatagttattcAATGTTAAATTGTTGCGTATGTATGTACGGtaataatttaacttttataataattatattaaaataattatgcttttttattggttgataatgtaattttttataaatattatatgtattttttttataagaaataatccTCTTCAAGATCGTTGATtaagttgaaaataaaatgttctaattttctttataatgagtatttaaatataatattttttaaggaaaagtACTCAAATATACGTATGTATTgtagattaaaatatataatttggaaGATGAGATGAGTACGTTTGctttgttttctatttaaatttcaattaccaaagtattttttaataggTTTCCTAGTTTTTTTTACGTACATAATATGTTCcctagttttaaaaatttgaatatgaaacatagaaattgtttttacaaatctttaaaaataagaaacaaactgAAAACAAGATAGGCGacaaattcataattaaaagtaggatataaaataaaaataaaaaatattttctcaaggtaaacaaaTGCATTTTCTCAATTagacttctttttttgtttttttccattTGGACTACATTTTGCATGCATACTATCCTCACGACTAGGCAACAAATTTCTCCCAATTATTTTAAGTTactcttattttatctttatttgaatactttatatttttaattacttgtttatttcaaactacttgttttaaaattaaatttcaataatatttttttggaaaaaatcatatataattaaaaataatcttatatcacaatttaagttattcattataaatttaaaatataatttatagatctaaaatacttatttattataaataatataaatttatataataaaaaatatttttgttacaaatttaattatataaaatcaacATTTTTCAGCACatcatacaaattaaaatatcatcaaagagTCTAActcttttgttcaataaaatgaGTTGTTCTAAATCCCTATATCAAAACATATCTCTCatcaaatacttataaaaatatttatagattattcattaataaaatcataacattgttgataaaaactaaaataccaaattataatattccaataaattaatttttttttatattgatataaatGGTTAAGAAAAGTGAAGTCAACTTACTgctaaaagtaattaataataataacgagcattattaataattaataataatgaatacATAGGGTATTATTGAGATGGTGACCTTGTAATTTCGTGGTTAACCGGGGGTGTATTTTACCTACCCGTCTCCCGCTCTTAACCAAAATCTCTCTTTGTAGCTGCAAACTTTtccaccttcttcttcttcgtctgCTAAACCCTAAAAAAGACCACTACCACAATTCAACCCTGCCTCCTCGTACACTCGTGTGAATCTCCAAACATTTTTCCTGTCGCCTCGGGATTCTCCAACACCTTCTTTTGTCCGCTAATTCAACCTCATACGCGCCCGCACACGATTTTCTTGTAAGTTTCTCATGCCCTTCATTCTCTCAGTTTTCAACTGCTTCTAGAACCTTTCATCTGCATTGGACCTTCAGCTAAATGCCGCtcaatcttgatttttttttactctcccTCAAATTTCAGCTCATGGGTCATTTTTGGTTCAGAAATTTACGTTAGTGAAAGGATTTTTTATTCTGTTTCATTGTGTTTGTTATTGAATTCCGCCTCAATGATTTTGGAAGTCTATCACAGTCAAAGGGCATGAGTgaagttttgattttttctttctttctgggAAGTGGGTCATAACTCTCACAGtaccattttttgtttgatttcaaaatttgaatcatgtcttttttttttttgttttttgtgcaactttttttttctggctCTGTATggtaattttattaattgttttggGTTTCCTACTTTGGCAGGTGGTGTGTAAGATTTAAGGGTTTGTTTTGAGCTTTTGTTTTGAATGGACCCAAATTGCTGATTCTTGTTTATAGAGGGAAAAAGTGGCAATGGAGAGCTCTGCTGCTATGGAGGGTGGTGACAGGATTTACGATAATGGTAAAGACGATGCGAGTGTGGGCGATCACTTTGACATACTTAAGGATATGGACTCCTTTCTGGAGGACCTCGATGAGCGGTTGACTATATCTAGGATGGTGAGTGACTCTGTCATTAAGGGCATGGTTAATGCTGTTGAGGACCAGGCGGCTGAGAAAATTGCTCAGAAAGAATTGGAGGTGGTTGGGCTAAAGAAAATGCTAGACAGGTTTCGTTTGGGTTCAGATGAAACTAAGACATTCTGGTCTTTGGTACATCGTCATGAACCTGATGAAGCTGCTATGCATCAGTTTCCAGATAGTGTTGTAGGGCATGACAGATGTATAATGTCTGTAGATAGTCTTCAAATTGCAGTACATGAGCAGTTAAATCAGCTCGGGAAGGAAGTAAATAAAATTAGGGGGGCTAGTTCCATCAGAAGAATTAGTTCAGGTTCTGATTTGGTGGGTTTAGGTGGTATTCTGCAGGAGAATATGCCGGAAAAATGGATTTATGTCGATAAAGCTTTTGAAAGCCTTAAAGATACCCTAGACACTTTCTGCAGAAGGATGGAGGATATGGATCAGTTATCAAGGGCATCGCTTTCTGAATGGCAGCAGGAGCAGGACTTTCGTTCAGAAATTGAACGGATGGTGATCGGCAATGGTATCTGGGGTTTGCAACAGAAGTTTGAACAGAAACTGTTGGACCTCTATGACTCTGAAAGTAGAAATTGTTTTAACCAATATAAAGAGATCTCAAGTTTGCGTCAGGAATTGGATGCAATTTTTAAAACACTATCTGTTTCTGAAACTGGGCACCTTCTTTCTCATGGATCCTTGGAGAATACTGAGGAATGGTGTCATAATAAGAGGGTTGACCATTTCCACGTGAAGCTTTCATCAGAACCTTTATCACCCTCAACTATTGAAGAAAATGGCAAACAGGAGGAGTCAAATATTAACAAGCCTGAGAATTTGGATTCAGCCTCACTAAAGCACATGTCTAAAGAAGATTTGGTTACTTATATTACTAAAATGAGAAGAAACCATGAATCTcaggtgcaagagaagactgAAGAGAATTTTTGCCTCAGGCGggaacttttgaatttgaaagaaAGAGGTTCTTCTTTTCCATTGAAGAAGGACAAGGAGTTTGAGctgttgaagaaaaaaatcccTGATGCCAtctcaaaattgaatgaaatCCTTGATGAAAATGAGAAAGTACATCAATTCAGTGAAAACATTGAATCTCTTAGCAGTTTAAAGGATAGATTGGACTTCTTACAATCGGAGAATCATCAACTGAAGGACACACTATCAGATAAGAAGAAGGAATTTAAGAGTCTATCTTCCCAGCTTTCTGCTTCTGTGGAAAAATTGTCACAGCAACAACTGACACAGAAAAATTTGTTACAAACCATTCAGAAGCTTAAGGATGATATAGAGGATGCACATACTCAAGTTTCAATAATTCAGGATGTATATAAATGTTTCTTTGAAGATATTGTGAGTGAGTTTAGATGCAGCACTGAAGAATTACATATGGAGAATAGTTTCATGCAAGAAATATATGAAGTAATATTCAAAGAAGCTTCCCACAGTGCTCAAGCTTCTAGTGGGTTGGGAATTGAGGAAGCTGAAATGGAGTCAACTATTTTGCAAGGGCAATTAGATATtaatcatattatatttaaagaaaCATTGGTGAATGCAGGTGaagcattaaaattggaaagTGCTGAGAAAGAGAAACTAAAATATGAAATGCTTATGATGAAATCAGTAGtggaggaaaaggaaaagttaaTCCAAGGAATAGTAGATGCTTTGgttctagaaaaacaaaaaacggAGTCTGCCTCTGAACAGCGTAACAGTTTAAGAGCTGAGATAGTTCAGCAACATAAATTAATTGCTGAGAAAAGTAAAGAATTGGATGTCACTAAGGGTAACCTGGTGGCAGCTTTGAAGGAAATTGAACAAGACAAGGAGCAAGTGCAAGAGCTACGTCAAAATCTTGAACAAAGAATGATCAAGCTTAAAGAAACTGATGAAGAAAAAAGAGTGCTTTGTGCTCTTACACAAAAGCAACAAGAAGCACTAAAACTGATTGAGGCAAAAGAAAGGGAAAGCAGGAAGCAAATGGAATCAACCATTAATCTCATCCATAAATTGTTGGCAATGATTACTGATTTTGAAGCTAGAGtaaataaagatatttcaaGAAATTGTTTGAGGTATGCAATAATTGTGTTGAggtcctttttttatttattcaatatcACATTAATTTATGATAAACCACCGTATCTATGATTGTTTCTCTGTTTTAAGCTATTTTATGTGGTCTTCTATTGATGTAAGTGTTTAAGCTTATGTGAACCAGCAAGTACATCAGGTGTGCAATTAGCTTTGGATTATTCTGAATGTGATGTGCATCTAATTGATTGAAGGAATAATTTGGTCAATCAACTtcgatattttttgtttttaaacccttttttgaatttttaagtcAAATATAAATCTATTATATGTACAAGAAAAACTTATCATGTGAACACTAAAGATATTTGTTAAAAGTTTATATTTGATTTCAACTTGGTCTTGTTAACTGTTAATGCCCTGAAAATTGTGTGAAAAAACCAAAATGCTTCAATTTCATTTCCTTATATGCAACAAGCagttttgaattgaaattttgttattttttaaaattcagttTAAAATCCTTGTGGTGATTTGGCCAGAAACATGTCACATATGTAATAATCTTTGCAGGCTTGAAAACATGAGATCTGAGTTCCATTGGATCAAGAACAAAGCCAATGTACTTAAAACCATGGGTATGGTGTACAAGCAAAAGCTAGAAACAAAATCCTCTGATCTCTCAAAGGCTGAAGCAGAGGTATGTAATCagaaacattattgttttttatttttttgtcctgCTATTGGAAACATTGCACAGTTATGTGTTTCTGAATCTTACTTTATGTTAATGTTAATAACTACGTAACCTGTTGTTGCTCCAATGCATGCTGATGCAATTGAATATCATTATTAGGTAGTGTTTGTGGACCTACAAGGAATTAGTTTAGGTGCAAAGCAGCTCTAGCGTCTAACTACTGATGAGAATGTGAGTTAAATCTCAGGGAAGCAAAAAGCTATTGGAGAGGTCATGTAACCCTCGTGCCCTCATGGGCAAAAAAAAGTCTCATGGGTGGTTCAAATGGGTTGTACTTGTGAGGACACCTAGTGATATATCaccacaagagagagagagactgtcgaaaaaaaaaaagtatattgcaAATCAAGACCTGTGTATGAGTGTAGCCTTTTAGGTTTATGTTGAAAATTATGGTGAACCAAGACATAGAGCTAATTCCCAACTTGAATAGATATCTGGACTTCATGAgaacattattttcatttttaactaatttctattttaatgCTCCAGTCTTGTAATTGAGGCCACTTATATTTGATCTAAAGTACTTACATTGGATATTTACTTGAGTTTCAGGTTGATCTTTTGGGGGATGAGGTAGATACTCTTCTTAGCCTCCTTGAAAAAATATACATTGCGCTTGATCATTATTCACCTATACTGCAGCATTACCCTGGGGTGAGAATCTGTCCCTTTCTGCATATTTGTTCTTTGTACATAATTGAGGTGTGTATAATGTCGGTCATATGATTTGCCAATGTATGTGATACTATAAAGATTCTATTTATCTTCCTGATCA is a genomic window containing:
- the LOC114367805 gene encoding WPP domain-associated protein-like: MESSAAMEGGDRIYDNGKDDASVGDHFDILKDMDSFLEDLDERLTISRMVSDSVIKGMVNAVEDQAAEKIAQKELEVVGLKKMLDRFRLGSDETKTFWSLVHRHEPDEAAMHQFPDSVVGHDRCIMSVDSLQIAVHEQLNQLGKEVNKIRGASSIRRISSGSDLVGLGGILQENMPEKWIYVDKAFESLKDTLDTFCRRMEDMDQLSRASLSEWQQEQDFRSEIERMVIGNGIWGLQQKFEQKLLDLYDSESRNCFNQYKEISSLRQELDAIFKTLSVSETGHLLSHGSLENTEEWCHNKRVDHFHVKLSSEPLSPSTIEENGKQEESNINKPENLDSASLKHMSKEDLVTYITKMRRNHESQVQEKTEENFCLRRELLNLKERGSSFPLKKDKEFELLKKKIPDAISKLNEILDENEKVHQFSENIESLSSLKDRLDFLQSENHQLKDTLSDKKKEFKSLSSQLSASVEKLSQQQLTQKNLLQTIQKLKDDIEDAHTQVSIIQDVYKCFFEDIVSEFRCSTEELHMENSFMQEIYEVIFKEASHSAQASSGLGIEEAEMESTILQGQLDINHIIFKETLVNAGEALKLESAEKEKLKYEMLMMKSVVEEKEKLIQGIVDALVLEKQKTESASEQRNSLRAEIVQQHKLIAEKSKELDVTKGNLVAALKEIEQDKEQVQELRQNLEQRMIKLKETDEEKRVLCALTQKQQEALKLIEAKERESRKQMESTINLIHKLLAMITDFEARVNKDISRNCLRLENMRSEFHWIKNKANVLKTMGMVYKQKLETKSSDLSKAEAEVDLLGDEVDTLLSLLEKIYIALDHYSPILQHYPGIIEILELVRRELTGDSRKHV